The sequence gtttgtttatttgtttgtggtCCGATACTCTTTCCTGGCGCGTGAGGCGCTGCTGCGCGCTGACTTCACTGGTGATGATGTTTACCGTCAAGCGGCTCCCACTGTCGCAAAAGCTTGAGCGCTGCTGAAGACCGCTTGAAATGAAGAGGACACCGAACAAAACGCGAATTAAAGTTGATTAAAGTTGACTCTCAGCTGGCATCCTGACCCGCATGGTAACGTTACATAAAGGTACATAGAGATATAATCTATacgtacaaaaacactgtttaGAACAAATTCGAAAATAGATTCCAGTGAAATACAGGTAAATAATCACAATCATGATTCAAATACTGACGCTATTAAGTAGACAGATTAGATTAATGAAATACCTCTCAGTATATTATACtaataacagttttatttattgttgtatttattacaaacattGACATTACAGACAATGAAAGTTCATGTTACAATTTGATATAAGCCTACTTaaagtttatataaatatatatatatatatatatatatatatatatatatatatatatatatatatataaaagtaggcttatataaatgtgtgtgtgtgtgtgtgtgtgtgtgtgtgtgtgtgtgtgtgtgtgtaataaacataaatacacatGTATTGCTTGGTGTAAAAAATTagcttattaaataatttatatatttcatttatagatagatatatagatagatagatagaacatttatattcatatataaagtaaatgtatttttccctgctctctctgtgtgtgtgtgtgtgtgtgtgtgtgtgtgtgtgtgtgtgtgtgtgtgtgtgtgtgtgtgtgtgtgtgtgtgtgtgtaggtgcatctaaaaatatttgaatattgtgaaaaagttttttttgttgttcttattCCACAACTTTCATAAATTCTAGTTtctaaacatttcatttataaaaaaattttattattaacctGATAAGAGtttacagctcatgaaagtcaaaaatccatTATCTCAGAATATTCGAATATTTCTTAAGATAAAAAAAGAGGATTTGCCAATCAGAAAAGTTCAAGGttattaaaatatgttcatttatgcACTAAATACTTTGTTGGGGCTCCTTTAGCACAAACTCCAGCATCAGTGAGGAGTGGAATGGACGCGGTCAGTCTGTGGCTCTGCTGAGACACTATTGAGCCTTCAGGACATCTGTATTGGTGAGTAATCTGTTTCTGAGCTTTTCTTGAAAATGTTCCATATATCCTGTATggattcaggtcaggtgagttggctggccaatcaagcacagtaatatcatggtcatcaaaccacttggaagtgattttggcactgtgggcaggtgctaagtCCTGCTAGGAAAGCAAATCAGTATCTCCATGAAGCTTGTCAgctgatggaagcataaagtgctctaaaatggctgcattgactctggacttgataaaacacaatggaccaacactatCAGACGTCACAGCACCCCAAACCATCAGTGatttcagaaacttcacactggacttcaagcagcttgtattctgtgcctctccactcttcctccagactccagaccttgatttccaaataaaatacgAAATtgacttttatctgaaaagaggagTTTGTGCCACTGAACAACattccagttctttttctccttggCCCTGGTAAGACGCTTCTGatgttgtttctgtttcagaagtgaCTTGGTAGCCCTTTTCTTTGAGGCGTCTGAGCATTGTGgttcttgatgcactgactccagcttcagttcAGTCCTTttgaagctctcccaagtgttTGAATCAGCTTTGCTTGATGGTAATCTCAAGCAATCCCTGTTGGGCACCTTTTCCAATCCAGTtacttccttccagtcaactttgcatttaatatgctttgatacagcactctgtgaacagccagccctttcagtaaTGACCGTCTGTGACTTACCCTCTTCGTGGAGGGTCTTCTGGACCATTGCCAAGCTGGCACTTCCCCATTACtgtggtttcaaagaacaagagATAGCTGAAATTTATACTGTAAACTCAAAAGTAAATATTCTAATAATTTGATATACTGGATATTTGTATGTTCATGTGCTGTAAGcgctaatcatcaaaattaaaactttttttaatgttttacttcACATGTAACTTTTTCaggatattctatttttttatagatgcacctgtacataatGATACACAGCATTcaaagttgtaataatataaatacatacacatttattgcTTACTGTGTAACAGCAGCCAGTGCTTCACACAGAGATCTGACCTGATCATCATTAGTCCGTctaaataacatgaagaaacagagcAAACTgtgacagactcaatccagaagaactgtgccaGTGCAAGAAACCTGCCTGCAAACTACCTGAAAAACATTGCACAATCAAAACTCTGTTGCACCTTACGCTTTATCATTATGAAAGGATGCCAAATGTACGTTAAAGTGCTGATCTCTGACTCCCTTCTTCAGGTGAGAGGCCTTTCGACTGTGAACTCTGCCATATGCCCCAACTCCAGCCAGCTGACCGTTCACCTCCGATCTCACACAGGTGAGACAGCGCCACAGACACTGTGTATTTCAAGGATGTAGATAATGTTCTGAAAtatgtcaaaagtttgggatggGTGTGATATTTTGAAAGCAAGTAGCATTTTTATTACGGAAGGATGTATTGAACTGATCAAAAGAGACAGTTATGtctttataaaaatattagatgCACAGAAAATTTGCTTTTGTGTTCTCTTATGCATGTTGCATTGCACCAAAAAACTCCTGAAAcacctgaaaaaagtattgctttTCCTCAAGAAACTCAAAAGAGTGAAAGGTTTTGATAGAGAGCACAGAAGCATTAAAATTGGAACTATAGACaacataaagacatttacaatgtttcaaaatatttctatttcaaatcaatgctgttcatttgaactgttcatcaaagaatactgaaaaaagaaCCACGGTTCCCACAAAAACTTCAAGCAACTGTTTTccacattaataaatataataatagtagtgtttcttgagtaccaaattagaatgatttctgaaagatcatatgGCACTAAAGACAGGAGTTATCACATGATCACatgaattaatatattacatttcacaacttattaaaatagaaaacattagaaATAGCATAAGAGAAGTTATACCAACCCAACCTtttcaagtgtgtgtgtatataaactctgattaataataacaattctaataacaaacaatagatatcaactaaaatattttttaaaagcacaaaaatCAAGTGTTTTTctagttgtaatttttttgttgttgttgttttcagccACAAAGAATTTCCTGTCACCGATCATTTTTGAGAATTTACACTAGTGCTTGTAAAACTGCCAAAAGATTAATAAGATAAAATTGGTTTTCCTGTTTTTAGTTATCAAAACCaaacagctctttttttttttaccatgttatGAAAATTGAGAACACACTCAATCAGTTATACAAGTACATGCTCTTTGCCACGAAAATTAAACCGTGTCAAAATCTAATTGTACATCAGTGTATTTACTTGATATGTTGCAAACGAATCATAAATTGTTGAACAGCATTATTAGAACAGTTTCGCTTTTTGTGATCGAGTAATATATTGACTTCTCATCCCCGGATGTTTCCTCAGGTTCCAGTGCAATCAATGCGATGCCAAATTTAAGATCAACTCTGACCTGGAGCGCCACTGTCCGGTTCACTACGACGAGAAGCCTTATAAGTGTGAACTCTACAAGTACCGCTGTGCCATGAAGACCAATTTAAAATCCCACGTGCAGCTGAAACACAGCATCTTCGACTCCTTCCACTGCTCAAAATGTGACTTACAGTGCTCCACCAAAGCCGCCCTGCAGCAGTATTCCCACGAGCACCAGCCCACCCAGCCGCTGCAGTGTAGTGGGTGCAGTTACTCCGCTCCACCAAGGGGGCGCTCAAGATCCACAGCCCTTTAAATGTGAGCACTGTTCGTTTGCGAGTAATCAGCTGAGTAATATGTTAATAAAGAGGAGGAAGTGTCATGCGGATAAACCGGATAGGCAATGTAAGTCCGGATAAAGAAGCAGGATGGAGGAGGAGCCAGAGAGGATTCTCTTCGCAGCATAACAGTAACGTGCAACAACAAAGTAAAACTGTAACCTCCGTCACAACCGACACAGCATCTTCGTACGGCACGACGCATCTTAAGATCATCATGGTGCCCTCAATAGGACTGGAAGCTACTTTTGTACTTTTCGAACTGTATAAAGGTCCTAGATTGTATCATTTTAACAGCTTTACAGCTGTTTTGAGTTTTTTTCTAgtactgtcaaatgattaatcgtatccaaaatTAAAAATTGTTTACGTAATATATAGTTTGTGTACTTTATGTATATTTAGATACACaaatatacatgtgtatattcagaaaaaaatttgtttatataatagtgtgtaaataaaacgtctcaggttacgaatgtaaccatggttccctgagagggaacgagacactgcgtcctctgaagggacactatggggaacacctcgtcgtgacccgtgtctgaagcatactttgaaaaacgccaatgtgttggccggcgacagcctctgacgtcgctaccggcgcgactataaatacgcgcccgtaggacccgtcacttatcttcttcgtgaagcttgcgtccgaagcatggcagggagctagaggacgcagtgtctcgttccctctcagggaaccatggttacattcgtaacctgagacgttccctgtcaagggaacttcgaactgcgtcctctgaagggacactatggggaacagtatacccacgccgccatgctgaggggagtgcaggccagaatcatggcaaacactaagtaccaactctaccatttcaccgggagtcgcccctgggacggttcgacggctgtccatgacattatcccttatggccaaaggcctaagctacatacccaacttacctgaagggcctcggcccggggtagagctgaaggcttggaatcacgaaagattcctttaaagggatacggctaagaacttagcactgtttattaccaagtcttgcctgtcacaaaggaggggctctcgtggcactctgatagagcagctcgtagatggaatggcccgggagcagagcaattggaggacggaacatacagatgaagcctcggccacgcctgtaccatggcgtccagccccaatggagctggatgagtcagaggaagccagaggggatagtgcgacgctctcctgagccgcaaaaccgatccacccaggtctggccaacctctctaactctacttcaacaccttggtgcgaaggcgccattccccgagcctcagcaggatgtctgctctcacagtgcgtctcaaaacagtatgtagtactggagcgctctgatgaaaaaaccgagaattcagtctcccatgagaggaggactccgagctccgagcagcatgctcataggcgacccttttagaaaaggggagcgctgctaactaccgcgagaattgcccacacagccccccatgttaaggggcggtgcttgaggtgtattacaaatacacactggttggatgaagcccaaggaaccccggggctaatcatcttaagaaagggaacgaagcggagcgcgtaacccttaccgtacaggattttagaaagtgcgcagagccttgcgtgcacacttaccacttacgtggatttgagacagtgcgcaaagtgttcacgtgcacactgaccaccatgtggttttgagaaagtacacaggcttagcgtgtgtacagaaaaaggttacctgacaaccactgtatgtgggagctcaccttcagagagacctgtgaagcctactatctgataaccacaatatgtgggagttcacctacagagaggcctagagaggcctactacctgttacctgataaccacctcagtggaaggtaatatggaactcgactccagggagacctggtgaggcctactacctgacaaccacagtatgtgggagctcaccatcagagaggcctggtgaagcctactatctgaaaagaccacaatatgcgggagtccacacagcccctcatgttgagggaagcgatgcttggggtgtataacaaatacacactggttgaatgaagcccaagaaacctcggggctaatcatcttaagaaagggaacgaagcggggcgcgtaacccttaccgtacaggattttagaaagtgtgcagagccttgcgtgcacacttaccacttacgtggatttgagacagtgcgcaaagtgttcacgtgcacactgaccaccatgtggttttgagacagtacacaggcttagcgtgtgtacagaaaggttcctaagcatcgcagaggcgctggatcgcatgggagaggcgagctccaaccctcaagcgaggggagcatcacctgaggcagtacatacagaaggactccgtaactaccacctccccggatgcgccaagcggccaggcggcccctcagggtgacctggccggatatccatgaaattccctgcagtgctatgccagttctgacgatcagccaggctcctcgggaggggTGTGGGATGAGCAACCGCAGAGCGCTTGCTTCCCGCACGTGGAACTCGCTCCGCGGTGGGTGTCGCGCCCTGGGGGGGGCGAACCCACGCGGCACGGCCGCCTGCCGAAAGCGTGTGATCGtggccagagcacaaggctggaactgagcactgtaaaaggaaactcacagagtctgttagaagacataaccaccagcaacataacacccataagcagaaagggttacatactcacccaccctcctgtactggagtcccgctttacggggcgtccccttttggtccggaccgtcagtaaggaggtcactatgaaaataggaccaaccaaaaacataacaggtccaggataggagactgttatgtgagaaactttccacctaaccacgatcaggtggagcgctggtggctacaggggaattaggcaggggagaaatgaaacagaatttaaaaacatccaaaaggaagtgacaaactcctaggtatcgctctgatccagacgagaacgctgccccgtctgaatcacatccttcagaccctgcttacctctttcgtgacccgcgattcctcttgcccctgccctcaggcgggggaggagcacgagccgcgacactagccttctgcgcccgtcttcgatcctcagatcgagatgggccaggacccctttgttgttcgggctctgctactgcgtatgatttaccatttaagcgggatgtatcctggaagggcttagatggcaaagagggagattttagagaggatgttcccccactgagagatagcaagccagcatctcttctacagggggcatcctctcatagccgtcctcgtgcatgccatcgatatcagcataactcgtatgctgaaaccgatggatgcaagagaaaacggcctcttccattccttttcaacttctgcatgtaagtcaggcaagaatggaaggctcacctgggctgcgggctatggtcagaaaaataACACTCATCGAGTCTACCTCGCGACGTTACTATTCTGGCACActtccatggcaagtttatttatttttatttttattttatttacaaaaatttttttttttttttttttggccgcggcgcgatccataacctctaacagctccccatacgcagagcaggagaaatgagcggctcagcctcagcttcttcaccactctcaaatatctcctgctctttctggttagaacccagcagagcactaacttcagtgtcagaaagggttaatgacaacgcatcttcctctcgaagttcgctctcgtttgccgccggagagtgtgagaggaaagtccctctctaaactcctcagcgagatccacctgcgatccccacgagctcattctcctccgtgcctcggcaacggcgggtcctgagccgcgagatccagatgacaaacgagagcggagcttttccacagaaaaacgctcgcagtgcgcgcagattgccccctcaaggacatcgcgcgcgtgctctttgcccaaacaagagacgcaaagactgtgtgtgtcatcaggtgtcaaataacgctgacatggatgcacacactgtttaaacgccttgctagtggatgccatgataaccataatagatcgctcttaccattctggtcgtttctcagatgcacgcttcaaacaaaacagtcaatgaagacgaagaagataagtgacgggtcctacgggcgcgtatttatagtcgcgccggtagcgacgtcagaggctgtcgccggccaacacattggcgtttttcaaagtatgcttcagacacgggtcacgacgaggtgttccccatcgACAGTCAGTATGTTGTTAAACAATCCATTGAACATGCTGTTTTTCTATTCATCGCTACCTTGACTGCTGTGTTCATGTTGTGTTGGAATTACTTTAATTCTACGAATTATAAAACtgtttcagttttcaatttcagtGCTCATCCAAAATGGATCCATGTGAAAAGTTTGTTGGAAATGCACACAAGAAAAGCACACAAGGTAACACCAGTGAATATggcatttacattaaaaaattaagagtTTGAAAAAGACATGAATGGATCTTACAAGTGGAAAATGTGCAATTATGGCAATTAATACAGACGTGACCTGAACACAGCATAACATACAGAGCTTGCCATGCTGGATCAGGGAGTCGTTTCTTATTGAATTTTGCATCAAATCAAAAGTGGATCGATAGTTTTTTCCCTGTATTCTACAGTGAAATAAACATTCTTCTTTTTGACATGTTTTACCTTTTAAatagtgttttgtgtgttttcggTTTCCAGGTGGTGTAGTGGTTAACGCTCTGCGTTGGTTAACCAAGATGCAACCCTTCAATTAACATACTCTAGACTACACATGTATAATAcccttcaaatgtttggggtcaaaaggtgtttttttttttttttttttttaagaaagtagtgcaaggatacattaaattgatcaaaagtgacagtaaagacatttataacattgcaaacaaaaaaaaactgttctattCATCATATGATCCTGTTTTCAACATCTATTATAATaatctttcttgagcagcaaatcagcatataagagtgatttctgaaggatcatgtgacactaaagactggagtaatgatgctgaaaataaaaggaataaattacgttttaaaatatatcgaaaataaaaagttactttaaattgtagttttgtaatatcagcatttatactgtattttgttcaaatgaataCAGCCTGGGTGAGCATCTtaaagactttttatttatttttatttttatttttttttaccaacgcCAGCTTTTAAATGTTAAGTGTATGCAAGTATATTCACAGAATGAACAGGTTGCAGTGTTAAAAAGTCTTAATCCGTCTTTATATAAAAAGTTGTTAACTTTATTTTGGGGGAACACTTTAAAACCGTTTCACATTACATGATGCATGAACTAACACTGAGCAACACATCATTTAAACGTTTGTAAATGTTCGTTCTAATGTTAACAGACCCATCttctgattttaaaaatgtatttataaattgagaaacaaatacattttgctaaattgttgttcattgttagtttatattaACTAATGTTTTTAACACCAAATGAAATCTTGCCAGTAATGTG is a genomic window of Carassius auratus strain Wakin chromosome 23, ASM336829v1, whole genome shotgun sequence containing:
- the LOC113041269 gene encoding zinc finger protein 64 homolog, isoforms 1 and 2-like — its product is MVTLHKGERPFDCELCHMPQLQPADRSPPISHRFQCNQCDAKFKINSDLERHCPVHYDEKPYKCELYKYRCAMKTNLKSHVQLKHSIFDSFHCSKCDLQCSTKAALQQYSHEHQPTQPLQCSGCSYSAPPRGRSRSTAL